Part of the Sphingobacterium sp. LZ7M1 genome, CCATTGCCGCAAGGATCTGCGCTCCATAAGGAACTAAACCTTGGATAAAACAGGAAATCGTATCCAATATACTGGCAACTCGACTTCCTTCCAGACCATTTTCATCTGAGATATCCTTTGCAATTGGTCCTACGATTACAATGGTGATCGTGTTATTAGCAATAGCTAGGTTGACCAAACTAACCAAAAAAGCGATGCTTAGCTCCGCCCTTTTCTTGGAATTAATGCGTTTGGTTACCGTATTCAATAAATAATCTATTCCTCCATTTAACCTGATGATACCAACTACACCACCGATGATCAAACAAAGGATACTTAATTCAAACATGCCCGCAAAACCATCATTAATGGATTTTAAAACCGTCAGGAAATCAATGGAACCAGTGCTCAAGCCAATGATTGCAGCACTTAAAATACCGATTCCTAAGGTCCATATCACGTTTAGCCCCGATAAAGCGAGGATAAAGACCAAGACATATGGAAGGATTTTGATCAGTTCAAAATCCCCTACATTCATATTTGAGCTATCATGTAGCATTTGGTTGCCTTGGAATGCATAGATGATCATTACGATAATAGCAACCGGCAGCACCATTTTATAATTCACTTTAAATTTTTCTTTCATCCCGACGCCCTGCGTTCTGGTGGCTGCAATGGTGGTATCGGAGATAAAGGAAAGGTTATCTCCAAACATGGAGCCTCCGATTACCGCTGCCAAGGCAATAGG contains:
- a CDS encoding Na+/H+ antiporter NhaC family protein yields the protein MTKGNIWALLPLILFVVIYFAGSFILGDFYALPVLVVFVLCLFVAFFQFPKRAFNEKLAHFAQGAGNENILIMILIFLLAGAFGEVSKNIGAISSTINFALTYIPAQYVISGLFLVSCFISTSLGTSVGTIVALAPIAVGLDENISGIMPIALAAVIGGSMFGDNLSFISDTTIAATRTQGVGMKEKFKVNYKMVLPVAIIVMIIYAFQGNQMLHDSSNMNVGDFELIKILPYVLVFILALSGLNVIWTLGIGILSAAIIGLSTGSIDFLTVLKSINDGFAGMFELSILCLIIGGVVGIIRLNGGIDYLLNTVTKRINSKKRAELSIAFLVSLVNLAIANNTITIVIVGPIAKDISDENGLEGSRVASILDTISCFIQGLVPYGAQILAAMAAANVVLSEEGRALLSPIDVMQYLYYPFLMGIVAFMFIIFRKEKPQVQTA